CGCCCATGTCCTTCTTCATCAGCCCCATCGAGGCGCCGGGCTTGAGGTTCAGCCCGCCCGTGTCGAAGCAGACGCCCTTGCCGACGATGGTCAGCATCGGCCCCGCGTCGCCGAGCCGGATGTCGATCAGGCGCGGCTCGGACGCGGCGGCGCGGCCCACGGCGTGGATCAACGGGAAGTTCTGCTTGACCAGCGCGGTGCCCGAGATGACCTCGACCCGGGCGCCGATCTGGTTGGCCAGCGCCCGGGCGGCGGCCTCCAGCCGGTCGGGGCCCAGGTCGCTGGCGGGGGTGTTGATCAGGTCGCGGGTCAGGAACTCGGCCTCGGCGATGGCCAGCAGGCGGGGGCCGTCGACCCCGTCCGGGCAGACGAGGCGCGGGCCCTGGAGCGGCGCGCCCTTGTAGCGGGTGAAACGGTACTGGCCCAGAAGCCAGCCCAGGATCAGCCGGTCGGGATCCAGCCCGGACGGCAGCGCGGCCAAGCGCCAGTCGCCCTTGGGCAGGCCTTGGGCGCGGGCCAGCGGAAAGCGGTCCCGCGCCGCCTGCGCGCGCTCGCCCAGACCCAGAAGCGCCCCGCGCAGCCCGCCGTCGCTGTCGGGCAGCAGGCAGATCTGGCCGGTCTTGCCCGCAAAGCCGCAGGCCCCGGGCCAGGTCCCGGCCTCGGGCGGCAGGTCCTCGTCCGACCAGACGGGCCAGAGGGGCAGCGCGGTGTCCGAGGCGGGGGCGAATTCGAGGGTCATGGCAGGTTCCTTGGCAGATCGGCGACCAGCCTACAGGACCGGCCGGTGCCCGCAACCCCGACCCCGGGGCCCACCCCTCAGGCCAGCGCGGTGCGGTCCCAGATCTCGGTCAGGGACTGGTTGCCGACCCGCGCCAGCCGCGCCCCGATCGCGGCCACGGCCGGCAGGTCGCCGCGTTCGGCCATGGAGCTGAGGTCCATCGCCACCCCGGCCAGCGAGAGAAGCCCGATCTGCCAAGCCAGGCGCGACAGGCGGTCGGACTGGGTGGCGGCCTGGGTCAGATCCTCGCGTTCCAGCGCCTCCTGCACGGCGACCAGGGTGCCGGCCAGCTGTTCCAAAGCCAGGCCGATGACGTTCTGGGCGGCCGTTTCCCCCAGTTCGACGACGATGTCCGACACTCGGCGGCTGTCGACGCGGACCGCTTCCGAGATGACGAGGGCCGAAATATGTACCAAGCTGTCCTCCGGCAGGATCCATCCATGCACCGGCCAAGCATGGGCGGGAAGCGGTGAAGAAAGCCTTGAGGCGCGCGCAAGAAAAGGCTCGAATTTGTTTCAATCAGGGCCTATCACGCAGGTCAGAAAACGAGGTTCCAGATGCACAACCTGTCGCCGTTGCCACAATATCTGACCAAGCGCTATCACGGCTGGAAGGCCACCTCCTACAACGAGAACCGTGCCTGGTTCCGCCGCCTGGCGACCGAAGGGCAGCGCCCGCGCGCCATGGTGATTTCCTGCTGCGACAGCCGCGTGCATGTCACCAGCATCTTCGGCGCCGATTCGGGCGAGTTCTTCATCCATCGCAACATCGCCAACCTGGTGCCCGCCTATGCGCCCGACGGGCTGCAGCACGGCACCTCCGCGGCGGTGGAATATGCGGTGGCGGCGCTGAAGGTCGCGCATCTGATCGTGGTGGGGCACACGAATTGCGGCGGCGTCGCGGGCTGCCACGCGATGTGTTCGGGCGCCGCCCCCGAGCTGGAGGAGAAGACCAGCTTCGTGGGTCGCTGGATGGACATCCTGCGCCCCGGATACGACCGCGTGAAGGAGCTGCCCGAGGCCGATCAGGTCCCGGCGCTGGAACGCGAGGCGGTGCTGGTCTCGCTGGAGAACCTGATGACCTTCCCCTTCGTCCGCTCGGCCGTCGAGGCCGGAGAGATGTCGCTGCACGGCATCGTGCACGACATCACCGAGGGCACGCTGGTCCAGGCCGAGGATGGCGGCAGGCGGTGGGTCTCAGTCTGAGAGGTCGGGCCGCCAGCGCACCACGCGCCACAGATAGG
Above is a window of Paracoccus liaowanqingii DNA encoding:
- a CDS encoding carbonic anhydrase, with protein sequence MHNLSPLPQYLTKRYHGWKATSYNENRAWFRRLATEGQRPRAMVISCCDSRVHVTSIFGADSGEFFIHRNIANLVPAYAPDGLQHGTSAAVEYAVAALKVAHLIVVGHTNCGGVAGCHAMCSGAAPELEEKTSFVGRWMDILRPGYDRVKELPEADQVPALEREAVLVSLENLMTFPFVRSAVEAGEMSLHGIVHDITEGTLVQAEDGGRRWVSV
- a CDS encoding leucyl aminopeptidase family protein; the encoded protein is MTLEFAPASDTALPLWPVWSDEDLPPEAGTWPGACGFAGKTGQICLLPDSDGGLRGALLGLGERAQAARDRFPLARAQGLPKGDWRLAALPSGLDPDRLILGWLLGQYRFTRYKGAPLQGPRLVCPDGVDGPRLLAIAEAEFLTRDLINTPASDLGPDRLEAAARALANQIGARVEVISGTALVKQNFPLIHAVGRAAASEPRLIDIRLGDAGPMLTIVGKGVCFDTGGLNLKPGASMGLMKKDMGGAATALGLLKMLAGTGAAAGLRIRVLIPAVENSVAGNAFRPGDVLSSRKGLSVEVNNTDAEGRLVLADAMTYAAEENPDLMISLATLTGAARVALGPDLPPLYCDDDATALALQQAGMAVGDPLWRMPFWDAYEPQIEPAIADLDNAPSGGMAGSITAALFLRRFAEGAGRYAHLDIYGWQPVAAPGRPKGGVGQGARAILAALPRLF